GATCACCATGAACGGCATCGCCACGAACGTCTCGGCGGCGACCGCGCCGGCGGTGGTGTACGGCAAGTGCACGCCGAGCTGGTCGAACGGCTTCCCGACGAGGCCTCGACGCCCGAAGGCCAACAGCAGCGCCACGCCACCCACGACCGGCGGCAGCACCATCGGCATGGTCGTGATGGCCCGCACCACCCGCTTTCCCGGGTAGTCGACGTTGGCCTGCAGCCATGCGAGCGGCACGCCGAGCACGAGCGCCACGCCGGTGGCCGACAGCGACGTCTCGAGCGACAGCAGCAGCGCTTTGCGAGCGTCGGGGCTCGTGAGACGGCTCCACGACCCGTGCCACGGTGCCCGCCAGACGAGCCCGAGCAGCGGCAGGGCGAACAGCGCGGCCGCGAGCACGCCCGGCACGAGCACCCACAGGGGTGGCACCGTGCGGCGCGAGGTCGCGCCCGTCCGCGTCGTCACGGGCGCCGGCGCCTACGGCTCCGCCGGCCGCTCGACCACGACGTTGGTGGCCTTCACGACCGCAGTGGCCACGACGCCGGGCGTGAGCTCGAGCTCGTCAGCCGCCTCGCGCGTCATGAGCGAGACCACGCGGTGAGAACCGGCCTGGATCTCGACCTGCGCCGTGACCTTGTCCTTCACCACACGCGTGACGATCCCTTGGAAACGGTTCCGTGCCGAGCGGCCGACCACGACTTCCGGATCGTGATCGACTTCGTCCGCGGCGGTGACGGCGAAGGCGGCGAGCGACGCCCCGTCGACGAGCCGATGGCCGCCGTGTGGTCGCTGCGATGCTATCTTGCCGTCGTCGACCCAGCGGCGGAGCGTGTCGACGCTCACGCCGAGCAGCTTGGCGGCTTGGCCCATCCGATATGACGGCATTGGCGGGTCCTCTCGACTCCGGTGGCGGTGGGGTGGGACGTGGGTGGTCGGCGGCGGGCGCTCCAGGTCACGAGGCGGGCAGGAACCCCCGCGCGGTCAAGGCGCGCTGGCCCGAGCCGTGCACGATCGCGTCGACGAAAGCGGCGGCTGCGGCACGGTGCTTGGTGGCTTTCACGATGGCGATCGGGTACGTGGCGATGGCGTTCTGCGCCGCGGGGATCGCGACGCCTTGGCCCTCGGAGCCGGCGGCCTTCACGTCGGTGACGTAGACGACGGTGGCGTCGGCCTCGCCGGTCACCACCTTGGTGACCGCGGCCTTCACGTCGGGCTCGAGCGATTTGGGGTGCGGCGTGAGGCTGGCGGCGCGGAAGATCTGTGTGGCGTACTTGCCGGCGGGGACGGTCTCGTCGCACAGCACCAGCGTGAGGTCCGACTTCGTGAGGTCGGCGAGAGCCTTGACGTGCTTCGGGTTGCCAGGTGCCACGAGGATCTCGAGCTTGTTGCGCGCGAACGTGACGGGCGGCTCCACCAGGCCCTCCTGCACCAGCGTGTGCATCGTGGAGGTGTTGGCGGTGGCGATGACGTCGGCGGGCGCGCCGTTGGCGATCTGGGTCACGAGCTCGCCCGACCCGGCGAAGCTGTACGTGATCGACAGACCCGGGTCGGACGTGGCGAGGGTGGCCTTCTCGTCGCCGAAGGCTTCCGTCAGCGACGCCGCGGCAAACACCGTCACGTTGCCGTGCGCGGTGACGGCGGAGGCAGACGTGGTGCTGTTGCCCGCGGTGGCGCCGGTCGACCCGTTGGAGTTGCCGCAGCCCGCGACGACCGCGACGACCACGGCGAGCATGGCGAGCAGAGAGACGGCGGTGGCGCGGGTGCGGCGCATGGCGCTCCAGGGGGAGGTCGGCGTGGCGGTGCCAACGAACCCTAGCGAGCGTGCAAGGTTTACCCGCTCGAAACCCGCGATGTGCGAGGCACAAGACGTCAGATGGCGTGCACCACCAACCCGCTTCGGCGCGTGGAATGCGACCGTGGCGGTGGGATTTGACGCGCGAAAGGGTGGGTGTGGCGGGGGGTCAGCGGCGGGCGTAGGCCCAACCGGGGCCGCGCAACACGTAGGACAGGCGGTCGTGCCAGGTGGTCGAGCGGCTGACGTCGCGCACGATGTCGGCGTACTCGTGGGTGGCGATGCGCAAGGGGTTGAACGTGTTGATGTTCTTCGTGAGGCCGTAGATGACCGGGTCGTCGGCACGCTCGCGCTGGAAGGTGCCGAACAGGCGGTCCCAGATGATCAAGATCCCGCCGTGGTTGCGGTCGATGTAGCGGCTGTTGGAGCCGTGGTGCACCCGGTGGTGCGACGGCGAGTTGAGCGCTTCCTCGGCGGGACCGATCTTGCGGATCGCGTCGGTGTGCACCCAGTACTGGTACAGCAAGTTCACCCCGCGGGCCTGTTCCACGAGGCGGGGGCGGACGCCGAGGCGGCACATCAGGCCCTGGGGCACGAACACGCCGAGCACGTCGGCGACGGGCTGGCGCAGTGCCGTGGACAGGTTGTAACGCTCGCTCGAGTGGTGCACCACGTGGATCGCCCACAGCGCCCGCACTTCGTGCATGAGGCGGTGGTTCCAGTAGTAGATGAGATCCCAGCCGATGATGGCGACCGCCCACGCGGCCACACCCTCGCCGAGGTCGCGTCCGCCGTTGCGCTTCCACATCGCAGCGGGGCGGTTGTGCACCGCCGCACCGGTCGACGCGGCGAGCGCCCCCGCGGCGATCGTGACCGGGCCACCGACTCGGGCCAACTTGCGAGCCCAGGCTGCGACGCGGCGACGTCGGGCGGCGCGCGGGCCCGGCGCGGACTCGGTTGGCACCAGCGCAGCGAGCGTCGGCGGCGCGTCGCTGTGGGTCGCCGTCAGGCCAGCAGCTGAGGTGGGCTCGACACGTGCGTGATCGGCGGCACGCCGGTCGAGCGTGGCCAGGCGATCGGCCACGGTGGTGATGACGGCCGCGCCCACGGCGGTGCGCACCAACACCTTCGGGAAGCGACCGCTGCCCGGTGCGACGAGTCGCACCAACGCGCCCGCGGCGAACGGCGCGACGAGGCTCGCGGTGCCCATCGTGAGGCTCGCGATGGTGTCGGACCGCTCGTAGTCCGACGGCTGGGCGCCTTCGCGGCGCGCCCGACGTGCCAGCACGCGGCGTTCTACGGCCATCGAGCCGAAGTAGAACGGTGTGGCGGCAACCGTCAGATCCATCGTCACCCCCGTCCACGTGGCCGGCCGCTGGCGCCATTGTGGCGCGGACCGCTTTGGTCGGGCACATCTACGCCACCGAGGAGGGCCTCATGCCCCTGCAACTCGTCCCGCTCTGTGAGATCGACATCACGCTCGGCACGCCGATCGTGATCGGCGAGGGTCCGGCCGGGATGCGGATGGTGCTGGAGGTCGGCTCGGCGACGATGACCGGCGACCGGATCTCGGGCCACCACCACGGCTCGGCGTCCGCCGACTGGGTGACCGTGATCGACGGCGTGGGGGCGGTCGACGTGCGCGCCACGCTCGAGACCGATGACGGCGCGCTGGTGCTGGTGCAGTACCGAGGCCGCACCAACCTCGCCAGCGGCGAGGCGTCCGCCCCGATCTACGTGGCGCCGACGTTCGAGACGGGCGCGGAGCAGTACCGGTGGCTCAACCTGGTGCAGGCAGTGGGCGTCGGCCACCTCGACGGCACGGCGCTCCACTACGAGTGGTTCGAGGTGCGCGAACCCTGAGTCAGGCGGCTGTGCCCAGCAGCTTGGTGGTCAGGCGGCCGCCGTCGCCGAACAGTTGCTCGCGCCACTCGGCGAGCAGCTCGGTGTTGTCGCGATCGCTGGGGTGGAAGCCGGGCACCGAGTAGGCGAGCAGCCCTCGCAGGACCCGCATGCTGATGAACGGCGATCGGCCGACGGATCGCAGGCTCGCCCACCAGCGCCGGCGGTCGCGGCGCGCCGGGTCACGCCGCACCGAGATCGTCGTCCAGGCCACGACCGCCGGGATGAACGCGGCGGTGACCACTTGCATGGTGACGATGCGCATCGCCTCGGTGCCGCCGAGGGCCTTGTAGACGTCGAACGCCACGGACTTG
The sequence above is a segment of the Acidimicrobiales bacterium genome. Coding sequences within it:
- a CDS encoding ABC transporter permease — encoded protein: MTTRTGATSRRTVPPLWVLVPGVLAAALFALPLLGLVWRAPWHGSWSRLTSPDARKALLLSLETSLSATGVALVLGVPLAWLQANVDYPGKRVVRAITTMPMVLPPVVGGVALLLAFGRRGLVGKPFDQLGVHLPYTTAGAVAAETFVAMPFMVITLEAAFASVDHRLEHAARTLGASRSRVFWRVTLPLVRPSLVAGSVLCWARALGEFGATITFAGNLPGTTQTLPLFVFLKLQGTERDSAITLSIVLLGVSFLVLVALRDRWLTAR
- a CDS encoding TOBE domain-containing protein, with amino-acid sequence MPSYRMGQAAKLLGVSVDTLRRWVDDGKIASQRPHGGHRLVDGASLAAFAVTAADEVDHDPEVVVGRSARNRFQGIVTRVVKDKVTAQVEIQAGSHRVVSLMTREAADELELTPGVVATAVVKATNVVVERPAEP
- the modA gene encoding molybdate ABC transporter substrate-binding protein, with translation MRRTRATAVSLLAMLAVVVAVVAGCGNSNGSTGATAGNSTTSASAVTAHGNVTVFAAASLTEAFGDEKATLATSDPGLSITYSFAGSGELVTQIANGAPADVIATANTSTMHTLVQEGLVEPPVTFARNKLEILVAPGNPKHVKALADLTKSDLTLVLCDETVPAGKYATQIFRAASLTPHPKSLEPDVKAAVTKVVTGEADATVVYVTDVKAAGSEGQGVAIPAAQNAIATYPIAIVKATKHRAAAAAFVDAIVHGSGQRALTARGFLPAS
- a CDS encoding sterol desaturase family protein; this translates as MDLTVAATPFYFGSMAVERRVLARRARREGAQPSDYERSDTIASLTMGTASLVAPFAAGALVRLVAPGSGRFPKVLVRTAVGAAVITTVADRLATLDRRAADHARVEPTSAAGLTATHSDAPPTLAALVPTESAPGPRAARRRRVAAWARKLARVGGPVTIAAGALAASTGAAVHNRPAAMWKRNGGRDLGEGVAAWAVAIIGWDLIYYWNHRLMHEVRALWAIHVVHHSSERYNLSTALRQPVADVLGVFVPQGLMCRLGVRPRLVEQARGVNLLYQYWVHTDAIRKIGPAEEALNSPSHHRVHHGSNSRYIDRNHGGILIIWDRLFGTFQRERADDPVIYGLTKNINTFNPLRIATHEYADIVRDVSRSTTWHDRLSYVLRGPGWAYARR
- a CDS encoding DUF3237 domain-containing protein; this translates as MPLQLVPLCEIDITLGTPIVIGEGPAGMRMVLEVGSATMTGDRISGHHHGSASADWVTVIDGVGAVDVRATLETDDGALVLVQYRGRTNLASGEASAPIYVAPTFETGAEQYRWLNLVQAVGVGHLDGTALHYEWFEVREP